Below is a window of Streptomyces sp. WMMB303 DNA.
CTGACCTGAGCACGGCGGGGCCCCGCGGAGAGCCGTCCCTCCGCGGGGCCCCGGACGGCGCCGGTGCGGCTCAGCGCTTCTCGGCCGACGCCTTGGCAGTCTCCGCCGCGGCGGCCCGCTCGCCTTCCCAGCACTCGATCTCGCCGGGGAGCTCCGGCAGCCGGTCCCGGACGAACGTCGGGTCCAGGCCCTGGCGGCGCTGGGCGCGGTAGTCGTCCAGCAGCTTCCACGCGATGGCCGACAGCGGCAGGATCGCCACCAGGTTGACCAGCGCCATACTGCCCATGAAGACGTCCGCGAGGTTCCAGACCACGTCCACCGAGCCGAGCGCGCCCGCGAACACGGCACCCAGCACCAGGATGCGGAAGCCGGGCAGCACCCAGCGGCGGCCCTTGGCGCCTGTCATGAACTGCAGGTTGGACTCGCCGTAGTAGTAGTTGCCGATCAGGGTGGAGAAGGCGAGCAGGAAGACGACCAGCGTCAGCACGTGCCCGGCCCAGCCGCCGAGGGAGTCCTCCAGAGCGGTCTGCGTCAGGTCCGCACCGCCGCGCTCGGAGAGCGAGGGGTTGGTGGTGAGGATGACGAAGGCGGTCATCGAGCAGATCAGCAGCGTGTCGAAGAAGACCCCGAGGGTCTGCACCAGCCCCTGCTTGACGGGGTGCGAGACCTCGGCCGTCGCGGCGGCGTTGGGCGCCGAGCCCAGGCCGGCCTCGTTGGAGAACATGCCGCGCCGGATGCCCTGCTGGATCGCCGCACCGATCGCGCCGCCGGCGACCTCGCGGAAGCCGAAGGCACCACCCACGATGTCCGCGAAGACCCGCGGCACATCGGAGATGTTGAGGATCACCACCGCGAGGCCCAGCAGCAGGTAGATCACGGCCATCACGGGGACGACGAGCTGGGTCACCGTCGCGATGCGCCGGACACCGCCGAAGATCACCAGGCCCAGCAGCACCATGACGGCGATGCCGGCGCCGGCCGCCGGGAAGTCGTCGCCGAAGGAGCCCTTGGTGACCGAGGCGATGGTGTTGGACTGCACCGCGTTGAACACGAAGCTGAACGTCAGCGTGATGACGACCGCGAAGACCACACCCAGCCAGCGCTTGTTGAGGCCGCGCTGCATGTAGTAGGCGGGGCCGCCCCGGTAGGTGCCGGACTCGTTGCCGTCCTTGTCCCGGTTGCGCACCTTGTACAGCTGCGCGAGAGACGCCTCCACGAACGCGGACGAGGCGCCCAGCAGCGCCATCACCCACATCCAGAAGACCGCACCGGCCCCGCCGGCGGTGATGGCGGCGGCCACACCCGCGACGTTGCCGGTGCCCACCCGGGCCGCGGCGGAGATGGTGAAGGCCCCGAAGGACGACACCTGCTTGCGGCCGTCCGGCCCCGGCTGGGCCTTGTCGCCGAGCACCCGCACCATCTCGGGGAGCAGCCGCAGTTGCACCCCGCGGGACCGGAGCGTGAAGTACAGGGCGGCACCTACCACCAGGGGGATGAGGAGATAGGTCCAGAAGACGTCGTTGACGTCGAGGATGAGGGAGTTGAGCGAATCCACGCGGCGTCCTCGGGAAGATCACGGTCGGTGCACGGGGCGCCGACCGGGGGACAAGTTCCGGAAAATCTTCCGTAGCGTACTTGTCACCCCGGACAGCCCGCAGCGCTCGACGGTGTGCCCTGCCTCACACCCCGTGCCGGAGGGCTTGCGCACCCTCCGGCACAGCGGTATTCGAGCATCGGCGAGAGCCGGGTCACACGGCGGGGTACGACGGGGCGCCCGGCGGGTGCGAGGTGCCGCGCCGCGTGCACGCACCGTCACAGTGGGGACGTCGTTCCACGGGCCTGCCCGCTCCCGGCGCGGCCGGCCCGACGACCGGCGCCCCTGCGCGGACGCTCACCACCCGGATCGATGCGACGGAAGGCACCGGCGAGCCTCGGAGGCCGACCTGGCGGGCACGGTCCAGCGGATCTTTCCTCATCCGCTTCGGCATGCTGTGTCCGCAGAGGCCGTGTGCGGGCGATCCCGTGTGGCCATTGCACCAGGACCCCGGTCCGCCTTCAGGACGGCGGCAGCTCAGTGTCGAGTCTGTCGGCAGGCACTTGCTCGATGCGGGTCCAGCCCCTCCAGCCCCGCTCCTCCAGGATCGCCAACAGCCGTGCGGCGTGTGGTGAGGACTCGACCATGGTCGAGTCCAGCAGGTCGACGAACTGGTCGTCGATGCCGTCGTCGGCACCCATCTCGCCGGCCTCCACAGCCCGCATCATCAAACGCTCCATGAATGCGGCGACCTCGACGACCCGCGGATCGTCGGCCGGCCAGTCGAGTGCCCCGCTGAGAAGGCCGTAGAGCTTCACCATGTCGGGGTCGTCCAGTTCCTCGTGCTTCTTGGCGATCACGGAGTCGATGGAGTGCGGCACCTGGGCGGCGATCATGATCCAGGCGTCCCGCTCCATCTCGATGTACCGCTGCTCAACGCCGAGACCGCGCAGCCGGTCGAGGTAGCCCACGACGCTCTGCGGGAGCGCCAGGTGCTCTCCGGCGGCAAGCCTGGCGAGTCGGCTGCGGGTGTCCCGCAGCCGCCGGATCTCGGCACGCAGGGCCGTGTCGACCTCCTGGACAGCGCCGGCGAACTCCTGCGGGCCGGCGTCGAGGAGTTCCTGCACCCGAGCCAACGGCACGCCGGCGTCTGCGAGGGTCCGGATCCGGATCAGTCGCACGACCGCGGCAGCGTCGTAGTTCCGATATCCGGACCGGTCGCGCTCGGGCTCCGGCAGCAACCCGATCCGGTGGTAGTGGCGTACCGCCCGCACTGTCACCCCGGCGTACGCCGCCAGCCTGCTGATGGTGAGCATGGGTCTCAGACTGTCTCAGGCGATCTTCCGGCGATAGGCGGCCATCGCGAAGACGTACGCCACGACGAGGATGCCGACGCACCATGCGAGGGCGGTCCAGATGTCGTCTCCGACCGGTTGCTGGGCGAACAGGTCGCGGATCGTGTTGACGATCGATGTCACCGGCTGATGTTCGGCGAACCAGCCTACCGGGCCGGGCATCGTCTTCGTGGGCACGAACGCCGAACTGACGAACGGCAGGAAGATCAGTGGGTAGGCGAACGCGCCCGCCCCCTCGACCGACGACGCAGAGAGCCCGGGGATCACGGCGAGCCAGGTCAGCGCCAGGGTGAACAGGAGCAGGATGGCGGCGACCGCGAGCCATGCCGACACTCCCGCCCCGGAGCGGAAGCCCATGAGCACAGCGACGCCCACGACGAGCACGAGCGCGATCAGATTGGCGACCAGAGAGGTGACGACATGAGCCCACAGCACACCCGACCGCGCGATCGGCATGGACTGAAACCGTTCGAAGAGCCCGCTCTTCACATCGACGAACAGCCGGTACGCGGTGTAGGAAATACCTGAGGCGATGGTCATCAGCAGGATGCCGGGCAGCATGTAGTTCACATACGAAACCGAGCCGGTATCGATGGCGCCGCCGAAAACGTAGACGAACATCAGCATCATGGCGACCGGTGTGACGGCGGTTGTGATGATGGTGTCCATGCTGCGTGTGACATGGCGCAGGGTCCGCCCCGTGAGCGCGACAGAATGACTGCCCCATCGTGGTCGGTACCCGGAAACCGAGCAAGGACGAGAGGCCGCTGCCCGATGATCTCTTCGGGGGGCACGCATACGAGGTCACGGAGATCGACGACCGCGGATGATCCACTTGCGGAACCCCCACAACAGGGATGATCCGCAGCCGATGACCTTTGAACAATTCCGGAAGACTTTCCTTCCCTTCTACACCACATTGGACCCGAAATGACTGCTCAGGAAATCGCCCTCTCGCCCAACACACAGGCGAACCGGGACATCGGAAGCTTCAGCGTCATCCATGTCTACGCCCCGGCGGGACAGGTGCCGACGGTCAGGCTCTCCGTCGGCACCGGAGGTACGGACACGCGCCACTCCCTGGCGCCCGGCGATGTCTTCCCTGTCCGGGACCAGGAATGGAAGCTCGACCACATCGACAACCTGGATTCCCCGACAGATGACTGGACGGTGGTCCTGGCCCGTGTGAAGTAGGGCCGTGGGTCAAGACCCACGGTCGGGCGCCGCTCCCAATTGTCTTGCCGAGAGTATGAGCCCTAGCTTCCAAAAGGCCGGGGCGGGTTGAGGCCTACTAGGGTTGGTTCAGAGCTCCGGTGATCACGGGTGTTGCTGGTCAGGGCGGGTTGATGAAGCCGAGCGGGCGGGTGTGGGGCTGGTAGGAGAGGTGGCTGGCGGAGCCCGGCGGCGATGCTGTGGTGGCCCGCGCTGCGCAGAGCGTTGATCGCGAAGTTGCGCAGGGACCTGATCGGCAGCACGACATACCCGGTCGCCGCCCCGGGAGAGGTGGATCCCTCCAGGAGTGAACCAGCGATACCCCGTTATGACGGGGATGCATAGTCTATCCTGAGCAGGCCGCCTCGGCCTCTCCGACCACGAGGCGGCCTCGCAGGGAGGCGTGATGATTCAGATCACTCTCGGCAAGAAGAAGGACGTCGACCCGAACAGCGATCCTCTTCGGCGCTCGCAGATCGGCTGGCGCGACGGGCTGTCCGATCGGCAGCTCTACGAGATCGCCCGCGGAGTCTGGGTGATGCCCGGTGCGCGCGTCGAACGCGAGCGGTTCGCGGTCGTCAACGGAGGCGGAATCATCCGCCTGGCCATGGAGGTCGACCGGGTTGTCGACGTCCCTGGTGGGCGCCGGGCTTTCGAAGGCCGCATCCTTGGTCCTGGACATCCCGTCTATGACCACTACGTCGGCAAGCCCGCCCCGAACGGTGCCCAGCAGAATCCCATCACCTACTTCGACTCCCCCCTGGGCAACCGTGAGTGCAATTGCGGATGCGGCAAGCCCATCAGCCGGGGTGACTTCCTCCCCGGCCACGACCAGCGGGCCATCCACGAGAGGATTGCCCGCATCGGCACCGTGAAGGACTTCATCGCCTGGTTCGACCAGACTTGGAAGCCCAACGAGGACCAGCAAGGCGATGCCGCATGAGGAAATGCCATCGAAGTGAGACGGAAACTGCGGGACATCCGATGAGACAGCAGCACAAACAGCAGGTCACCGCGGTCGGGGATGACAACGGCGGCCGGAACCTACACGACGCCGTACTGGACGAAGGGGAGTAGGGCCGTGGGAGAGATCGACGACGCCATCGAGCGTGCCGACCGGGAGGCGTTCACCAGGGACCCGCCCAAGACGCTGAGGGCCAGATCGGGTTCCTGCTCAAGCAGTTCGGCAGCGCGAAGGCCGTCGCCCAAGAGATCGGGGTCACCGCTGACTCCATCAACCGCTACCGGCGCGGCGCCCGCAAGCACGCCCGGGCCGACGTCGCCGCGAAGATTGAAGATTGATGAGGCCGTACGGCAGCGGTGGCAGCCGCTGGTGCGCAGGCGCCAGCAGAAGCAGGCCGCCACCACCGGCGGGATCACGGTGGAGACCCGGGCCCGGTTCGGCTACACCGCGCCCGTCGGCACAACCGACGACGGCCGCTTCCGCCGCCTGACCGTGCACCTTCCCGCGGCCTACGCGCAGCGCCTCTTCGACGCCCGCAACACGGGGGCCAGCGACCAGCAGATGCGCGGCATCATCGCCGAAGGATTCAAAGAAGTGTATTTTCAGGACGGCGGAGGACGTGCTATGGGACTGTCGGACGTGGAAATCAACGATATTGATTACCTCGATCTGGATTATTGACTAGAAGTGAAAAGCATGACCATCGACATGCCGCCCATCGACCGCAGCAAGAGCC
It encodes the following:
- a CDS encoding alanine/glycine:cation symporter family protein — its product is MDSLNSLILDVNDVFWTYLLIPLVVGAALYFTLRSRGVQLRLLPEMVRVLGDKAQPGPDGRKQVSSFGAFTISAAARVGTGNVAGVAAAITAGGAGAVFWMWVMALLGASSAFVEASLAQLYKVRNRDKDGNESGTYRGGPAYYMQRGLNKRWLGVVFAVVITLTFSFVFNAVQSNTIASVTKGSFGDDFPAAGAGIAVMVLLGLVIFGGVRRIATVTQLVVPVMAVIYLLLGLAVVILNISDVPRVFADIVGGAFGFREVAGGAIGAAIQQGIRRGMFSNEAGLGSAPNAAATAEVSHPVKQGLVQTLGVFFDTLLICSMTAFVILTTNPSLSERGGADLTQTALEDSLGGWAGHVLTLVVFLLAFSTLIGNYYYGESNLQFMTGAKGRRWVLPGFRILVLGAVFAGALGSVDVVWNLADVFMGSMALVNLVAILPLSAIAWKLLDDYRAQRRQGLDPTFVRDRLPELPGEIECWEGERAAAAETAKASAEKR
- a CDS encoding MerR family transcriptional regulator, whose amino-acid sequence is MLTISRLAAYAGVTVRAVRHYHRIGLLPEPERDRSGYRNYDAAAVVRLIRIRTLADAGVPLARVQELLDAGPQEFAGAVQEVDTALRAEIRRLRDTRSRLARLAAGEHLALPQSVVGYLDRLRGLGVEQRYIEMERDAWIMIAAQVPHSIDSVIAKKHEELDDPDMVKLYGLLSGALDWPADDPRVVEVAAFMERLMMRAVEAGEMGADDGIDDQFVDLLDSTMVESSPHAARLLAILEERGWRGWTRIEQVPADRLDTELPPS
- a CDS encoding DUF6406 domain-containing protein, encoding MTAQEIALSPNTQANRDIGSFSVIHVYAPAGQVPTVRLSVGTGGTDTRHSLAPGDVFPVRDQEWKLDHIDNLDSPTDDWTVVLARVK